Proteins from a genomic interval of Clostridium sp. AN503:
- the rlmD gene encoding 23S rRNA (uracil(1939)-C(5))-methyltransferase RlmD yields the protein MVAGNSRKQKTNVAGEKQRNMEAKRADREKGRVSGKFAKPMKPGERKLPGRKTDGREVEGRSTECRKTEGWSTESRRAESRKTDCKKEDRKTVDSKTTAWKSAARKSMYKREEGAAKKKSLCPVSRRCGGCQHLDKPYEEQLKKKQADMQRLLGQFCKVYPIKGMDNPFHYRNKVHAVFGFRKGEAVSGVYEAGTHNLVPVESCMIEDEIADEIIGTIRGMLKSFKIRTYDEDTGYGLLRHVLVRRGFATNEIMVVLVTASPIFPSRNNFVKALREKHPEITTIVQNINGRGTSMVLGDKEHVLYGRGYIEDVLCGCRFRISPKSFYQVNPVQTEYLYSKAIELVGLTGKETVLDAYCGIGTIGIIAASHAKQVIGVELNADAVRDAVQNARCNQVDNIRFYCNDATKFMCQMAEAGDTVDVVFMDPPRMGSTEEFIRAVAAVKAKKVVYVSCGPDTLARDLEVFGRAGYQAMGAYPVDLFPMTGHCESIVLLQRKG from the coding sequence ATGGTGGCAGGGAATAGCAGGAAACAGAAAACAAATGTGGCTGGTGAAAAGCAGCGAAATATGGAAGCGAAGAGGGCGGATAGGGAGAAAGGGAGAGTTTCTGGAAAGTTTGCAAAGCCAATGAAGCCTGGGGAGAGGAAGCTGCCAGGGCGGAAAACAGACGGTCGGGAAGTGGAAGGCCGGAGTACAGAGTGCCGGAAAACAGAAGGTTGGAGTACAGAAAGCCGGAGAGCAGAAAGCCGGAAAACAGATTGTAAGAAAGAAGATCGGAAAACGGTTGACAGTAAGACAACCGCCTGGAAGAGTGCTGCCCGCAAGAGCATGTACAAGAGGGAAGAGGGGGCTGCAAAGAAAAAGAGTCTGTGCCCTGTTTCCCGCAGGTGCGGTGGATGCCAGCACCTGGACAAGCCATATGAGGAGCAGTTGAAGAAAAAACAGGCGGATATGCAGAGGCTGCTTGGTCAGTTCTGCAAGGTGTATCCGATCAAAGGAATGGACAATCCATTTCATTATCGCAATAAGGTCCATGCAGTATTTGGCTTTCGGAAAGGAGAAGCGGTGTCCGGCGTATACGAGGCTGGAACCCATAATCTGGTTCCAGTGGAAAGCTGCATGATCGAGGATGAAATAGCGGATGAGATTATTGGAACTATCCGTGGCATGCTGAAATCGTTTAAGATACGTACCTATGATGAGGACACCGGTTATGGGCTTCTTCGTCATGTCCTGGTCCGCCGGGGATTTGCCACAAATGAAATCATGGTGGTTCTGGTGACGGCCTCCCCGATATTCCCTTCGAGGAATAATTTTGTTAAGGCTCTCCGCGAGAAGCATCCGGAGATCACCACGATTGTTCAGAATATCAATGGTCGGGGAACCAGTATGGTTTTGGGGGACAAGGAACATGTCCTGTATGGCAGGGGATACATTGAGGATGTGCTCTGCGGCTGTCGGTTCAGGATCTCTCCAAAGTCCTTCTACCAGGTAAACCCGGTGCAGACGGAGTACCTGTACAGCAAGGCGATCGAGCTTGTAGGACTGACTGGAAAAGAAACGGTCCTGGATGCTTACTGCGGTATTGGTACGATCGGCATCATTGCCGCCAGTCATGCAAAGCAGGTGATCGGCGTGGAACTGAATGCAGATGCGGTGCGTGATGCAGTGCAGAATGCCAGGTGTAATCAGGTAGATAATATCCGGTTTTATTGCAATGATGCTACTAAGTTTATGTGCCAGATGGCAGAGGCTGGTGATACGGTAGATGTGGTATTTATGGATCCTCCCCGCATGGGAAGTACGGAGGAGTTTATTCGGGCCGTTGCGGCGGTGAAGGCGAAAAAGGTTGTCTATGTGTCCTGCGGGCCGGATACGCTGGCGAGGGATCTGGAGGTGTTTGGGAGAGCGGGGTATCAGGCAATGGGGGCTTATCCGGTGGATTTGTTTCCGATGACTGGGCATTGCGAGTCCATCGTCCTGTTGCAGCGGAAAGGGTGA
- a CDS encoding recombinase family protein — MKKIRLIPVLPKESKLLQVAAYCRVSTRSKEQKASLFRQIWAYMNRILNHPNWEFAGIFYDFGKSGLRKRGRTGLEKTSCCLPQKGYEVAPSNNVVLLLILILLCYKHERMGNIV; from the coding sequence GTGAAGAAAATCAGATTAATACCTGTTCTGCCCAAAGAATCAAAGCTGTTGCAAGTAGCGGCTTATTGCCGCGTCAGTACAAGGAGTAAGGAACAGAAAGCCAGCCTGTTTCGACAAATATGGGCTTATATGAATCGGATACTGAATCATCCAAATTGGGAATTTGCTGGAATCTTTTATGATTTTGGAAAAAGCGGATTACGGAAAAGAGGGCGTACAGGACTGGAAAAGACTTCCTGCTGTTTGCCGCAGAAAGGGTATGAGGTTGCACCCTCCAATAATGTGGTATTGCTGTTAATCCTGATCCTGCTTTGTTACAAACATGAAAGAATGGGTAATATAGTCTAA
- a CDS encoding Hpt domain-containing protein: MGVKECYKKMAGDYDEAVRRMGSDERIIKYLKILQRDTNFKSLCEAIEKNDLKTAFCAAHTLKGIALNLSLTSLADSIIELTEMLRSGMPNENMVLLLHNAKKTYELTLECIDALINIEWKG, translated from the coding sequence ATGGGTGTCAAAGAATGTTACAAAAAAATGGCCGGGGATTACGATGAAGCTGTTCGTAGAATGGGTAGTGATGAACGTATCATAAAATATTTAAAGATTTTACAAAGGGACACCAATTTCAAGTCTCTTTGTGAGGCGATTGAGAAAAATGATCTGAAAACTGCTTTTTGTGCAGCACATACGTTAAAAGGGATTGCCTTGAATTTGAGTCTGACATCCCTTGCAGACAGTATCATAGAGCTGACTGAGATGCTCCGCAGTGGAATGCCCAACGAAAATATGGTCTTATTGCTTCATAACGCAAAAAAGACGTATGAATTGACGCTGGAGTGTATTGATGCTCTGATAAATATAGAGTGGAAAGGGTAA